The sequence TCCACCCTTTAAAAAgagtctttaaaaaaaaataaaaagagtctTACACATGACCACGTGCGGCTCACACGCTGACCCACCTTCCATTTGTTCTTGATCAAACTTCTCTATACACGTCTGGATCTTTGACCTTTGACcaccaaacaaaaagaatattactttttttttttttttaaatttttatggggGAATATTTGGTCATTTCCTAAGCACTAGCCTTTGTTTGCTTGAGGGCTTTAGTTTGGATTGGACATCAGTGTTAGTATCCCTTGCACGTGGCCGGGTTTCTTGCTTTGAATAATTAATTCCATCCCGCTTTATATGGCACGTGGAGTTGGCTACCTCTTTAATTTGTTgaaagcattttccttttagttTTAATTCTACCTGTTAAGTCatgatttgattattattaaCCGATCGAACGCATGCATCATGCAACTTTCTTTGGTCGGTGCTCGTGATCATGATCTAGATCTAGGTCAGGCTTTTATCGTCCGAAAGTTCACTTCTTTTTTCAGGGGTTCTGAttactttatttcttttgtcgttaattttggtttctttttatGGATATTTTGTTTGTCTATGTTGCAAATCATGGGTATCAAAAttgcccataaaaaaaaaaacaaaaaaaaaaaaatgggtgtcaagattttcacatttttctcaTCACGTGGCTTACATTTTCTCCTGGAATTAATAGGTCTTTTAATTTGAAGAAGACTACAAACATATGATAAGAtatattcatccaaaaataaaaattatatccataaagaaattttaatacgTATAAATATAGCACGTACAACCAAAATAAACAACATGAATCTGGCACGTCATGATGAACCGCTtaatttgattataattttttttttaatgaaaagggCCGAAActctaatatatttttattaatgtgtctttaaacaataatatatatccAAAAGGGGCCGAATTAGTTTTAGTAActtaatttcttgatttttctttttaggcaTACATGATTTAACgatattatgtaaaatagtagtactattaattatattttttttttattttctaggccagtactaattaattatatttttgttgcaattgtATATCTACTAATTAACACACCCGGCCAAAACACTATTAATGTGAAATGCTAATTCTACATGAAGTGGTATAAAAATCAAAGGTGTTGCATGCAGGGgtctaatttgaatttttatataaatattgtaatggGCCGGTCTCATGATAAGTAGTACTGGTCATGTGCTGTTTACAGCACATGACTACTGTTTCGTAAGTAATACAACTCTTAAGGAAATGAAATTAAGGAGATCAATTAATAAGAAAGATCAGAAAAGttcctacgtacgtacgtactccattttattaattagttgAAAATAGGCTCAAATGTAACTAGCTAAAaccttgccatttttttttttttgaaaagtaaaacctTGCGATTAATAGTTCTAAAACCTTGGTCGCTCGCTCGATCGAGCAATCTATTTCAAACTCAAGACCAAATTCCTTCCTCTAGATTCGTCCATCCACTACTACACGTACGATGGGAATGATCTTCCTAGAAAAGTAGATCTAGATCATGATCATAAACTCTAGCTATTTCCAGCTTGCTTTTTggtaaaacttatatatacacgTACTTTACCCAAACTGTGATTTATAATCGAATAATATAGTAAACTAATTAAGGCTCGGTTTGGATAtatagttcagatgagatgagataaaatattttaaatactaataaaaaaatttaattaaaatgagatgagatagtttgtaaaaaaaaatatatgtttagatagtgagataagatgagatagttttgaatttttgggatttgataaaagaaaatactaaaatccCAACTAGGTATTCCCAGCTGGGATCCCAAatggcttttttgttttttttttttttttttacttaatgattaagtaagtattttttattgatgttgtaaattatatttaaaaattataaaaaaaatgcataaaaaaagaaaaaaaaaaaaaagtaaacacaCTGGGCGGGATCCCTCATGTGTGGGTGTAGAAGCACTCTTTGATAAATGGATGGATCCTAGCAATGATTGAgtaatagttatgaatatattgataaaaaataatatttatgagtaattaaaaaaatctatgataaataaatttaaatcccaaaatatattgggAAGTTGTTGACTAAagtttataatttctctttttcaaaagatattttatctatttatttttttatatataagaaattcgtcattttttattctaattataaattataataattttgattattgtaataaataagtacatgaattatgttgtagatttgttttaaataatttattaatttcaaattttctaataaaatccCAAAATGCACTTCTTTTCAATACttacaaaattatcaatttctttgtaaaaatatattattctaataataatttattgattattctattttaatcacaaaggaattttctttttattgtgtGAGAtgttttttactatttatatcagaaagtaatgagatgagtttgaaAACTTATAGATAAAATCGAGATATGAAATTAAccctttagataaataaaactatctcatttatACAAATGAGATATGTGAAGATAATAAcagtaaatatcatttctcaatatatataatatctcttAGACGCACCGCAAccctaataatatataatgtttaGTACTCATAGAGGCTCAAGATCGAAGCGAGGTCGCCCTCAAAATTAGCCTTAAAGCCCCCGTAATAAATTAGGTCATTAATTTTGCTTACTAGTGCTTAGTGAGTTGTTTTTGTCTGTCAAATGTTTGTGCATGACAAGACCACATTAAtggtattattattaattaataggcAACAGCTAGCTTAGCTTCTTAGTGGAGTGGTTGGCTTTTTATGTTGCCATGTTTGATTCCCCAACAACCGGGTTTCCTCGTACATGTCTTAATTTGTTGTGTCttaatttcttacttatcatcGTGTCAATGTTTAGGCCAGTGATGCCCGTACGTGCATTAATATTTGGTGATTCTGGCAGGCCCGATACAAGGAAATATTCGATAcctttttaatttaatactgTTGTGAAACAgcacatgcatatatgcagCTGGCTTTAGTCAACTTGCATATATATAGCATCAGATCATTATTCATGCATGAAATCATGTGTTTGGTTACCGATAAAAAAGACgtaatttgaatatatattataaattagattttatttctaGGACTAATGACATTATacagaactatatatatatatatatgtatgctagTACGTACGTAGCATTTGTATAAACAGaaaaatactaattatatatatatatataagaaaaataagaactttTAAAAGTGGTACGATCCCGtttaatttctttcaattttttttctattaactAACTTGGCCGACTAATTAATATCAAGCAGTACTGACCGTAAATTAAGCAGCTAGCTTGATTCCATCAACACTCTGGAACAAACTGTAGCCAAGTCCTAAACTCAAAATTAATGTCAATGACAATCACGCATACTGTGGTTAAATATTTTGCATCCAGAAATATAtacaagccttttttttttgatagaaagCAGAACTTCATTAATCAAATGGAAACAAACCAGTTACAGATAATTATCAAGCCATAAAGCTTGAGAAATACAGTCTTGGACACAATCCCACCATAAAACAATATTGTCAACCCTACACACATTTCGAGCCAACATATGAGCTACCATATTCTCTTCCCgaaatacatgagaaaaaataCAACTTTCAAACCTTGAAGCAAGCTGTTGAATATCAGAATATAATCCCCCAAGCACAAAGTCATACATAGTACCCTTCTGTAAAGCTTCAATACAGAGCAGACTATCACTTTCTACAACAAGATTTGAGAGTCCCATGGTAACACACAATTGCAGTCCTCGTAAAATTGCCATCAGTTCTAGAGCTTCAATACCATCCATATCAGTTTCAGCTTTACTGACAGCCATTAACACCCTACCAGAAGCATCCATTAGAACAGCTCCAATACTTGTTTTCCCCAACTCAGAAAATACTGCACtatcaacattcaatttaaaccaaCCAGATTCAGGAGGCTTCTATTTATAAAGTTGCTTCATCTATACCCGGGTCTGCTGTTTAACCTGAGCAAAACTTCTCAAAACAGTAAAAGCATTATCTGCTACATGTTTAGGAGTTAATAGCAACTTAtcaaatacaaatttatttctgCGAAACCAGAAACTCCATGCCAAAGCAAAAAAGACTGATAGCTCATCATACTTTTGCTTTTTACATAATTCCATAGCTAGATCACAGACAGTTTTACCTTGATCAAAACACAAACTCGGGAAATAAACATGCATTAATCCCTGCAAAGAAGCACAATTCACTACAGCATGAGTAGAATCCTCTCTATCTGAGAGGCACAATTTGCATATATCCTCAGTCAAAACACGCTTCTGCATTAAATTAGTAGCTGTAGGAAGGCCATTTTTGCAAACACGCCAAGCAAAAATCTTTATCTTGTGAGGGACCTTCATTTTCCACAGGTGCTTCCATAATAAATTCTGATATGTCACGGTTGATGATTCAGCAGTTTGAGAACCCATCTGGTAAAAAATAAATCGATAACAGCTTCTAACACTGAACATTCCATTCCTTTCATAAGCCCACAATCTCTTATCTTCACCAATAGTAGAGCACAAGTGAACTTTGAGAACATCAGTTACAACATTTGGATTTAAGAGAACCCTAAGCTTTGCAATGTCCCACTGCTTTTCATTCGACAGTAATAATGTATCCACTGAAAGCATCCGAGTATCATCCCTTACCAAGTTCCCTTCAGCCACTAGAGAGTTATGACCTGGAATCCACCTATCTTGCCAAATATTTACACTCTTTCCATCCCCTATTCTCCAACTACACCCTGCCATGAGCCATCTCCTTGCTTCACAAATGCCCCTCCATGTATAAGATGGACATCTACCAGTCCCAGCTTGCAGAAAACTTGAATGAGGAAAATATTTAGCCTTCAATAATCTATGCATAAGAGAATTCTCATCTTGCATTAAATGCCATCCCTGCTTTTCTAATAAAGCTAAGTTAAAGCAAGTTAAATCCTTAAATCCCAAACTTCCTTTAGCTTTCCTCTGACACATTCTATGCCAACTCAACCAATGAATTCTCCTTTCATTCCCTACTTGCCCCCACCAAAACCGAGCCATCATCCCCTCCAATTCTTTACACAAACTACTTGGAATAAGAAAACAACTCATAGTATATGTTGGTATAGAGAGTGCTACTGCCTTTaacaaaatctcatttcctccttgagataataatttttctttccaagactGTAAATTCTGCCATACTCTCTGTTTAATAGACTCACAAGCACGTTTTTTACTCTTCCCAATGACAGAAGAAAGCCTAAGATACTTCTCATACTGTTGAATTTCACAATTAGCCCATAAATTCTTTATCTCAGATCTAGTGGCTACATTCACATTACCACTAAAAACCATGTcagttttaaatgtataaattccgcacagattttttataaaaaagtgaactccactatagaaaaatgtaaaaaacttattttttattgatagaacCCACATTTTTACTAAAACACAAAACTTATACATTTAATTTGAAACTTGTAACTAACATTATTTTGCATTAACCGGCCACACTGTGTCGATCATGACCTTTGCAAGTACTTTTTATCTCCATTTTGGCAATTACTTGGCTCGTAGCTACGTTAACAAACGTGTAACTTTCGCATACATATTACATACACATGACATACATACTTCTTTCTCTGTTTCAAAGTCCTAATGCAAATGGCCAGTTCCGACCAATTTCACCAATTGTACGagaatcaaagaaaataaaataggcaTGCAGCTAGCTCCTAATTCAAGAAGATCAGCTTCTTTAGTTTGGAACTAGAGCTCTCTAGCCAAGGAGATTAGAAGAATAGTTTTAATTAAAggttataaaaatgaaaaataaaacttgggaGACACGGGAACAGCGCCCACGTTCCCCTCATATCTTACTTCcgatatatattaaatatgcgcgcgcgcgcgcgcgctctctctctctctcatatggCATTATTGACAACATGATGTGTACCTCTCCAAGTAATAAATATAGCCCCTTTCCTCTCTTGTGAGCCTCCATAAATACTCATGATATTCTCCTTGCCCtagtccctctctctctctcttcctctcttccgaTTCACACCGGCCCTTACGTTTGAAAGGTGCAGCTCAAAGGGGGTCTGTCGACTCTGAAGCTCATGTGTATGTGATCAtggtatgctctctctctctctctctctctctctctctctctcgcaaaGTTTTTATATAGGGACATATTCAtgattggttttggttttgatgGCGCATATAGGGAATTCAGAAGCCTGCATGGTTGGAAGCCCTCTACGCTCAAAAGTTCTTTGTTGGGTGTTCCTACCACGAAACAGCaaagaagaatgagaaaaatatatgctgTTTGGATTGTTGTACAAGTATTTGCCCCCACTGTTTGCCTTCACATCGATTCCATCGACTTCTTCAGGTTCGTCGTTATGTATATCATGATGTTGTCAGGCTCGAAGACCTTCAGAAGCTCATAGACTGCTCCAACGTTCAGGTTACCCGAATTAAACAGAAGTTAATTATAattccaacatatatatatatatatatataatatttattgctaATTTTGCTGAAACTTCATTAGGCTTATACAATCAATAGTGCCAAAGTGGTGTTTATCAAGAAGAGACCTCAAAACAGGCAATTTAAGGGGTCCGGGAACTATTGCACTTCTTGTGACAGAAGCCTCCAAGAACCCTTTATCCATTGTTCTCTAGGGTGCAAGGTATGCATATTTATATATCCAATAATTATTAAGGTTATACACTAAAAATTGATAACATGATCATATACGGAGAAAGGAAAATTTCGTTTTTTGATTCCGacttatgtatatatgtagGTGGATTTTGTGCTGAAGCACTGTAAGGACCTCTCTCCATACCTGAGGACATGCAATTCTCTACAACTAAGCCCCGACTTCCTGATCCCACATGAGGACATGGGAGACGAGGAGATGACAAATGAGACACCTTATTCCACAATTGTGGACTGTGAGTACGAACCGATGATGAGCACGTCTTCGACGGGTTCATCAGGATCCGAGAATATGAGTCATCTGGCATACACTCAGAATAAGATCGTCAGGAAGAAAAGAAGCGGACTTTATCTGTGTGCAAGATCGGCTAATAGTGTTTCTGATCACGAGGATCACATGGGTACCAGCATGAGTAGTAGAAGAAAGGGCATCCCGCACAGATCTCCTTTGTGTTAATTAGACAAAACCAAAGATCACATCTTATCATGACTAGTATAcatggttttaattttatttgataatttgacTGAATCCTTCAACAAATTAATGCCCTAGATCTTTCTTTCTCTGAAAGTtgaatcttattattatatatatatatatatatatttatatcatgttAATTTAGTCGCTTGGTCGGGGGTTTTGTCTTAATTGGCATCACGTGATTCCCAATTCCAAGTTATGGTCTGTACATTAATTTACTTATAAGGTTTcttcaatataatataatataatatatttattaataacgtTATTAATTGAGGTCCTGAATTAGAGTGTCTTTTGATCTGTACCACACTGCATGGCATGTAATTGCCTAATTAGTACAGGCCAGATTCATTTGcacaagttttattttatatatggtatatTTATTCAATGTGTACTGCAAAGCCATTTTGTACACACCAAAAATACAAGGACGAAAAGGGAACATGTGAATTGTCCTCATGCCtgtgcctatatatatatctatatatataatctttgtCGCCTTGTCATCATGGAGGTACTAAAGGCGCTTCCGCTAACTTTGACTACTACAACGCCTGCATCACTgatcttgagagagagagagagagagagagagaggtgtaaTTTGACCAGTCAATCATCCACAGTTTTAACAGCGAGGATACATACAAAGAGAATATGGACGAAAAGGTAACTATACATgaataatatatcaattgttTCTGATCTGTAAagcgttttttcttttttctttttttgtcagGAAAAAGGAGAAGGAACAGAGATTCGAGTGTACTAGTGATTAATTTCCGTTAATATTGCAATATATTCAAGGACCCCACTGTGCTATATACTCCTTAATTTACTGATCCTTAGAGTCACGAGTAAACTGATATATCTTATTTCTTAATTCCCATGCACCA comes from Juglans microcarpa x Juglans regia isolate MS1-56 chromosome 8S, Jm3101_v1.0, whole genome shotgun sequence and encodes:
- the LOC121243967 gene encoding protein RGF1 INDUCIBLE TRANSCRIPTION FACTOR 1-like, with translation MGIQKPAWLEALYAQKFFVGCSYHETAKKNEKNICCLDCCTSICPHCLPSHRFHRLLQVRRYVYHDVVRLEDLQKLIDCSNVQAYTINSAKVVFIKKRPQNRQFKGSGNYCTSCDRSLQEPFIHCSLGCKVDFVLKHCKDLSPYLRTCNSLQLSPDFLIPHEDMGDEEMTNETPYSTIVDCEYEPMMSTSSTGSSGSENMSHLAYTQNKIVRKKRSGLYLCARSANSVSDHEDHMGTSMSSRRKGIPHRSPLC